One window of Acipenser ruthenus chromosome 52, fAciRut3.2 maternal haplotype, whole genome shotgun sequence genomic DNA carries:
- the LOC131723040 gene encoding GTPase IMAP family member 9-like isoform X2: MSDNTGDLNTLRLVLVGKTGVGKSAAGNALLAKREFKSSFSDSSVTKDCARGEGEVAERRVVVVDTPGLFDTKLSNVEIVSEIVKCIQKSSPGPHAFLLVLKLGRYTEEEQKTVQIIQEVFGKSASKYMMVLFTHRDCLDDDGQTIEEFLKNADKNLKQLVESCGNRFHAINGKDLKDQEQAKVLLEKVENMVKINGGCFSNDLYEMEEKRKADEARHQKEIEELRKKNEEDAEKLKQANVANEIIAKMQEAHMKQMTMMVEQMKKTNEDNMKCMAEHLKQPQKVESCCVS; this comes from the exons A TGTCTGACAACACAGGTGACCTGAACACTCTGAGGCTGGTGCTGGTTGGAAAGACTGGCGTTGGAAAGAGTGCAGCAGGAAATGCACTCCTGGCCAAGAGGGAGTTTAAATCTTCATTCAGCGACTCCTCAGTAACAAAGGACTGTGCAAGGGGAGAAGGAGAAGTTGCAGAgagacgtgttgttgtggtcgaCACTCCAGGCTTGTTTGACACAAAGCTCTCCAATGTGGAAATTGTAAGTGAGATTGTGAAATGCATTCAGAAGTCCTcgccgggaccccacgctttcctcctggtgcTGAAGCTGGGTCGATACACTGAGGAAGAGCAAAAAACTGTGCAGATAATCCAGGAGGTTTTCGGTAAAAGCGCTTCGAAATACATGATGGTGCTTTTCACACACAGGGATTGTCTGGATGACGATGGCCAGACAATTGAGGAGTTTCTTAAAAATGCTGACAAGAACCTCAAGCAGCTGGTAGAGTCGTGTGGGAACAGGTTTCATGCGATCAATGGAAAAGACCTTAAGGATCAGGAGCAGGCCAAAGTACTTCTGGAGAAAGTAGAGAACATGGTGAAAATAAACGGTGGATGCTTCTCCAATGATTTGTACGAGATGGAGGAGAAAAGAAAGGCAGATGAAGCGAGGCACCAGAAGGAAATTGAAGAGCTTAGGAAGAAGAATGAAGAGGACGCGGAAAAGTTAAAACAGGCGAATGTAGCAAATGAGATAATAGCAAAGATGCAGGAGGCGCATATGAAGCAAATGACCATGATGGTGGaacaaatgaagaaaacaaatgaagATAATATGAAATGTATGGCAGAACATCTAAAACAACCACAGAAAGTGGAATCCTGCTGTGTATCATAG